From the genome of Malus sylvestris chromosome 13, drMalSylv7.2, whole genome shotgun sequence:
TTATTAACATTTGAAGCTGAATATAAGAAGTGTTACATAAATAAGAATCATATATAAAATTTGCACAATTAATTATATATCGGCACGTGGCACTCGAAATCTtatccaaaaaattattaagattacataaagataagaaatctagAGAGTTACTCACTTTAGCGACGTGTCACTCAAAAtcatatttgaaaaattattgagattacttAAACATAAGAAATCTGGAGAGTTGCTCACGTTAGTGACACGTGTCACTTGAACTCctatccaaaaaattattgagatcatacaaaaataaaaaatccggAGGCTTATTCATTTGGCGACAAATGGCACTCAAAGCATGTccgaaaaccttattttaatatggtagtttaatttaagtaatcatattaattcaattaaaataataaattatgtttggcctatccCCTTTGGTCCCCTCGGTTGGAAATGATTTTTTATATAAGggttatgtttggcctatggccctttgaCCACCTCAATTtgagatggtataaaatatggtctgtcactatttattaaaatataatttcttacaAAACTGTAAGATTAAAGTGAATCTTTTAGCCatcttcagttggagatgattttagCTTTTGGCTTTGGTATTCTTTGGAAGAGGGAATGACTGAAATTCAGCTTTGATTGATGAGTGGCGTCTTTGGATACGGACTAAGGAAAATGAAGAATTGACTTTGACCTTTGAAATTCTCAATCCTAGGGTGGAGGGGATAGTTGCATATTAAAAAAACCGAGGATAagctaataaattaaaaaactggGCAGACAAATGACAAAAAGTGTGCTTATCCATTCCAAGACACCGATCTTCAGTCTTCCAACTTCCAAATGACGCGTTTGTGACATAAATATGAGTTAACGAGGTGCACTCAAGTTTAAATTTTACGTACTCTTTTATCGAGGGATTTTTGACGATTCACGAGCATAAAAAGGATATCAACGTAAGTCTTTAAAGAATAATGTTCTGAAATTCATCAGATTTTGAAAAATACTATTTGAATAATTCTTAAATGTTTATAACATTAGTTATAAGACTTAAACAGAGTTAACTCGACTCTTGAGAAGTTTAGAAGAGTCTTAGGGAATGTAAAAGAAGTAACCGGACATAAAACGAAACGTTCGATTTTATTAGAAACTTTAAAATTCGGTTTTGGAAGTTTAAACGACGTCGGATGGCTTTAATTCATAGCAAAGCGGTGTGTTCAATCTAGGACGCGTGAGAAAATATTATGCACGTAAAACGGAGTCGGACTCTAAATCTGTAAGTATATAGATTCCTGCTGCCGGTGCTGCGTCTTTTTGTCTTCCTTTAGTCTATTTCAGTTTCAATCCACTTGGTCATTTGTTTTACCTCAATTTTGCAAATAAAATTATGTTTGTGGCACACCTTATAATGTCTATTATGtaactattttaattatttgaacGGTTTATATTTCAATTCATTATTTATAGATCATTCAAACAAATCCATAACAACCAAGACATTCAACAGTATTGTAGTGAGCAAAAATAGAAGAATGTTGTGTTTTATACAAACACTAAAATGACTATCATTTAGTTCAACAATCATATTAActtccatttgattgttttttgtGTAAATAACTTAAAggaaaatctaaaaaataaatggttaaattattaaaatataatgtGGGTGTGGACTTTACAAAGATGTCACTCAACAATTTTAACAGTTATTGTAGGCAACTAGATtgttgaaatttaattcaacggttacaaacaaaAACCcctctaaagttataataattgtaaccgttggatcaaattcaaCAGCCTGGATCAAATAATCATTCGGCTCAGATTATTGAGTTCCGGAGAGGATCCAGTTCCCAGTCATCACTATCTTTAGAAAAAAGACAGAAACCCACAACACGGAGCTGGAAGTTTTGACCCTCTCCCTTTCGTTGACTAACAGAGGAACATCAATGGAGATTTCCTTTAAGAAGAAGATGGGCCATGGCGTTCCAAACTTTGGATAAAAATCAACACGCCTAAACAATTTTGAGGCGTTCCAGAAGACTATATATATAATCTACGCAGAGCGTCATCCGAAATTATTTACCCAAAGTTCTGAGATTCATAATTTTTCTGCaaaaacatataatataatCATGAGGACGGTCCAATATACATCTTCTCTTTTCTGTTCTCTGCTGATTCTGCTATTTTTCGTTCAAATTCAAGCACAAACCAACTGTTGGTCTTCCTGCGGAGAAATAAAAAACATCAGCTACCCTTTTCGCCTCAAGGGCGATCCATCCGGCTGCGGCGACTCCGATTACGAGCTCTCTTGTGTCGACAACAAACCCATCCTAGAGATTTTCCCCGGGAAATACTACGTGCGCAACATTTCCTACTATGATCACACACTCCGTTTGGTCGACGTCAACTTCGCCAACGGAACCTGCGGCCTTCCGTCTGGTCCTGTCGAAACAACGAACGGGTTTGTCCGGGATGCTCGATTCATGGGATATGGGTGGAACCCAGGAAGTCGTTTCCGGTTCGTCAAGTGCTCAACAAACATCAGCAACATGCCGGAAGCTGCTAATCACACAGTGGTTCCTTGCCTGACAAGTAACGGGACTTACGTCTATGCTGTTTATGATGGCGATTACTCGTATTATGAGCCTCAAAAATCATGCTCTGTCATTTCGTTGGCTCCTGTCGATCTTCGTAAAGATGTTACGAAGTTCAATTCTTATGAGGCCGTCATGGAACTATTGAAAGCTGGCTTTGAAGTTGAATGGTCAGTTACGTGCAGAGATTGCTCTTTGGCTAGTAAACAGTGCGTAGTAAAATCAATGGATAAGCCATTCACCTATATCTGCAAAAAAGGTCAGTTCCTATATTGCGTTTGAAGTTGTTTAGATTCATCTGTTAAATTTTCTAGaatatttaaccgttaaatTACGCAATTCGCTTCATGATTATGTTTTCGTTTCTCTAAtgttacactttttttttttgaaatgcaGAGTACAAAGAACTGACAAGAGCCGAAGGAAACTGGATAATTGCTGCAATCGTTGTGGGAGGTAATATTACTGTCGCATTTGTACAAACATTGACAAACTtgttattttctttcaatttttcgaTCTCTTTCCGAGTTGCAGCTGATAGAAATCTTGTTTCTACATTTTCAGGTCTGATTGCTCTGGGAATTTTCATTGGTATAATTGTATTTGTCATCCGAAGATGTCGGAGAAGACGAAATGCAGCTGATAACACGAACAAGAATCCGCAAAATCGAATTAGTGCTTGAGCCAACAACCACCAATTCTTGGATACGTGAAttccatgaaaaaaaaaattatttcgttctttcttttttgtaagtcagttaaaagaaattaactccattttttccttctttctttttggaTGTATAATTCAGTTAAAATACTCTGTATTCAATACCACGTGAATTACATCACTTATTACGGATAAATTGCAAAAACAcaattaacataatattttgaTTGACATATTTGCTATAGAGATTAGTTAGTGGCTTTGCCACGATCGTCTACTGTTCCGAGGATTAGAAGTATTTCAACCTCTTCTTGAGAACCATAATGTGATTCATCATCATAAAAAATCGAAACCAAAATACACCATTTAAAATACGGGCCACTTCGTCTCAATTACTGAGTCAGCGGTAGTAGTTACGTTGATTGTATAGTTTAAAGTGAGACATGAGACCATTTAAAGCATTAAACTTGTGGACTGATTGATCCAAGTCCTTTTCCATTGGGCTGACCCTCTTAATGACATAAAGACTTTTAGACCGTTTGATTTTTCAAACGTTTGTGTCTATGCTGATTGGCGAAAAAGAATAAGGAGGGAGAATTGTCTTACACATTATTTTAACATAACGCGTAACCTTTCAAACTCTGGCGTTTTTATAGACGCCTTAAAAGTTCAAAGTTCATGATTCAATTATTAACATGTGAAGAAACACACAGAGCTAGCAGGGAAACTCTGACTAAATCCCAATATCTCATCAGTTAATTGCAGGGGAACATGTATAAATACATATCCTTTCAACACTTACTAACCTCGGCTGTACGAGAAAGTCTATTtgatataaacaaaaaatttagaCAGTCACGAGAACATAACTTTACCTCTCACAACAGAAGAAaaccaaaatacaaaaaaaaaaaaaaaaaaaaaagaacataaaCCTTATTCCTCACAGAGCAAAACAAAATGGAAATTTCCGAAAGGATAATGAGAGGATTGAGTTAGGATTTCAATTAACATCTTGTTAAtaagtttttcaattttaaaatcgTCATATGCTAACAtgtaataatttaatattaaaataatgatACTAATATCTGGATATTTTAAAATAAGGCGGCTACAatatttgataaaataaaagttgGTGATGGTAGAATGtcatctaattaattaatttgtgaaATGTTGAAAATTCAGTAGGATTCAGGTTCAGAGATACGGACAAAGAGAAGCACAAACGAAAAATGAAATCTTTGGGAGGCCTAGAGATCATTCTTTCAAGCCTTCTGTGTCTGCTCCTTCTCTTTGCTCTCCTCAAGATCTTTCGCAAACTATGGTGGTCTCCCATTCGACTACAGAATCTGGTGGCTCTGCAGGGAATCAAAGGCCCTTCTTACCGATTCGTCCACGGAAACACCAAAGAGATCTCCAGCATGCAAGAGGAAGCCATGAGCAGGCCCAAAAGCTTATCACATGACATATTTTCTCGAGTTCAACCTCACATCCACTTGTGGACCAAGAAATATGGTAAACAAACTTTTACCCGTTGATGGTTTTCAAATCTTTGTTCTAAACAAAACTTTTACCTGTTTGAGTTAACAGAAGACTTGATGCAAAATCGAGTACCGTGGCGTTTTAGGATTTATGTAGCTAGTCTTACTTAGTGCGATAAGGCCTTGTTAATTGTTGCTGTTGTAATCTAAATTTATTTCGTCtttggcaacaggagcaaatTTTCTTCAATGGTACGGTTCTCAAGCCCAGTTGGTCATCACAGAGCCAGAACTGTGCAAAGAGATACTTACTAACAAAGATAGAGCATATCCCAAAAGCGAGCCGAAAAGCTATCTGAGAAGGCTATTAGGAGATGGACTTGTGGTGAGTGATGGTGAAAAATGGGCTAAGATGAGAAAGTTAGCCAACTATGCTTTCCACGGAGAGATCTTAAAGGTAATTTTACTTTTATATATGGATTAAATTAGTTGGTCGAGGCAGTGTGCCGTTCTCTTGCACTTGATTCTGAATTATTCTCGTCGTACAATAAACTAAGAGCAAATAGGGAACAAATATGTTAATTGCTTTTGCTAGGGTATGGCTCCAACAGTGATAGCTAGTGCTGAGACGATGCTAGAAACTTGGAAAGAACACGACGGCCAAGAGATCGATGTGTTTGAAGAATTTAGGTTGTACACCTCAGAAGTGATTTCCAAGACGGCCTTTGGCAGCAGCTACTTAGAAGGGAAGAACATTTTCGATATTCTGGAGAAGTTAGGCTACTTATCATTCAAAAATGCGTTCAAGCTCAGGTTTCCCGGCATTAGGTAATTGCTTCCTTTTAACTAATTCATCATGAATTGGAACATTGCATTACTTAGGTTCTGATGTTTAATCTGTCGTTGATCAATGCTGCAGTAAGTTTATTAAATCCAATGATGAGATCGAATCAGCAAAGCTCGAGAAAAGTATACGCGACTCCATCATGGAGATGATCAAGAACAGAGAAAATAAGGCAATGGCTGGAGAAGAAGACAGTTTTGGGAATGATTTTCTTGGGGTACTTTTAAAAGCTCATCACGACACCGACGAGAAAAAGAGGATTTCGATTGATGAAATTGTTGACGAGTGCAAGACATTTTACTTTGCTGGACAAGAAACCACTAATAGTGCACTTGCTTGGACTGTGTTTCTTCTAGCAATCCATACCGATTGGCAAGAGGAAGCAAGAAAGGAGGTGATCCAAATATTTGGGAAACAAAATCCGAATCTTGATGGCATTGCCAAGCTAAAAACTGTAAGAATGTCAACAGCTCAATCAATTTTTGTCTTTGTTACGGCATATAGGTTCTCTCGCACTCAAGGTTATGTGTTCGATTATTCATTTTCATGCAGATGAGCATGATCTTCAACGAGTCGCTAAGGTTATATCCACCGGTAGTTACCATTGAGAGGAAAATTCGAAGGGAAGTTAAGCTGGGAAAACATGTTCTTCCTGCTAATGTTGAAATAACCATTCCATGCTTAGCCCTTCAGCACGAGCCTCAAATTTGGGGAGAAGATGTGCTACTTTTCAAACCGGAGCGATTCTCAGAAGGGGTTGCTAAAGCTACAAAGAACAACATAGCCGCATTCTTACCATGGGGATTGGGACCTCGGAGTTGTGTGGGATCAAATTTTGCAGCCATTGAAACAAAGATTGTTCTGTCGATGATTCTACAACGCTTCTCTTTCACACTTTCCCCAGCCTACATCCACTCCCCCTATCGGCTTCTTACAGTTCGGCCGCAACATGGAGTTCAAGTAATGCTGCATTCGCTTACATGATGATCAATGTATCAGCACTGCGGTTTAGGTTACAAAAATGCAAGCGCTGCTTTGAGCTTCGGTTAAAAGGGAAAAATGAGTAatcttattcataccatgtttttataccacatttttaTATCTTCTTAGGTGGTATCTAATGTGGACAGTCACATCATTTgaactaatcagattttttaatttagttaaacATGGTATGAAAATGATTAATTCTTGGTTTTATGcccaataaaaaatttgcaaaaccaaggaaaaaaaagataaagactCCTGgcataccacaatcatcatttaattaactaattttcttaattattagtttattaaataatatggtatgaaaatatggtacaaaaacatggtacGAATAGCATTACTCGAGAAAAATAAGAGTTGCAATGGTAAATAGCcacaatatttttcttttcctcttgGTTTTTTGAGAATGTGGAGATTAACGATAATGACTCTTTTGGAACAACTTCTGCAAAAGTACTTTTGTTTAGAAGTACGATTTCTAGAAGTGATTTTACTAAAATACGTTGAAATGTTTACTAAAAATCTAAGTggtctataaaaaaaatacttaaaagtgAAACATCTAACGTTTATACGCTTTTATATATGACCCCATAATATCGATGTGGGTTTTTGTTCTGTTGATGTCAACCAACATTTCGTTGACTTTCAGTACATATAGAGGGAGGGCCTAACGCGTTTAATCCTTCACTGCTGAAAAAATGAAGTCAGTTCTAGCCCAAACATAGTGGGCCTATATCAAAGTTTCCCTCCGAACCAGGGAACGTGTGGTCCAGACTGGAGGCACAGAGACAGATGTTGTATTTGGTTTTTGATTCTTTCAAGTTTATGAATATTATCAAAGAAAATCCTTTTgaccttcttcctccttccaaCAATAATGCGATGCAAAAGTTTAACTATATCTGGGGAAACAGGAACTCtgtaaataatatataattacacaaattataatatattttgataTACAATTCACGTTTTGGTAAATTGGTAAGTTGGTAACGTCAAAAGCAAGTCACCATTAGACATTAGAGATTGCTTCGGTGTGTagacacactgaaaaatttctttAATTATGGATTTGTTATTATATTATAATAAACCATGAATACATGAATTATGAAGGTCGGGAACAATGGTCGATTTTTTGCCCTTTATGTATAAGATacttttttctgtttttaggATGGACAAAAATTCGCTTCTAGCGATCTCGTAATTTTCGCCCAAGATCTGGATTATCATTATATTTggtaaaattacataaagtaatTAACGAATAATTATCAAAGTATCAAAGtgcagaaaagggaaaaggaaagCATGGAATTTCAGTGCTGTCATGCTTTCACAGAAATCAGATTCTACTTTGAATCAGCATCTAGCTAGAACAAGAGAGACAACAccagaaacaaaaaggaaaagaaggttaaagagggagagagacaaaAGATCGAGAAGAAAATTAAAGTTCTTAATTCTTGATAACAAACCAAATTACATGATAGGTGTAAGTGATGCATGCCCAGCAGCTTTACAAACAAACAAGAACAACTTAATTAAACAGACTGGCTACCTCGTATGCATCTCTTACATCCCATGTTTTACAACATTAAGCAtgcaaaaaagagaaaaataaaaggagaaCTAATCGAGAGCAAAGACTTACATATTCAAGCACAAAGAGGCCAAAGTTAAGTAagtaataaaagaaaaattaaagacCTAAGTTGTTAAGGTAAACTCGGACCGCTACCCTCAATTCCCCGCAATGCAATAATACACGCTCTCCCGACTCTGCCCGACACTTTTGTGGTAGCAGGCTAGAGATTCAGGACAGCGCGCAATTGCAAAGCCTGTTTTGTATGTTGTTCTTTcgtcattttttatttatatttacaaCACAACCCTTCTCCTCCACGCTGCTGCCGCTGCCAACCGGCACCATCTTCACCCATGTAGACGAAATCCCACTGGTGGCAGCTGGCCATCATGGTGGATTTTGCGTCGTAAATTGCCAACGAGGCGAAATTTTATGGGTAGCAAGAAAGGAGGACTAGAAAAAGAGGGTGATGAGTATAGAGCTGAGGGGACATGATAGGTCGTATATAAAGACGAGACTGTAAGCTTTTTGTTGAAATATGAGtgtcacagttttttttttttttttttgataaaatttaattttcgaaAAGTGAGGTTGAAACTCATGGTCCAAGCTGGTTAAGGCATGTTTGTGGGGAATACAAATAACTCCACTAACTCGGTTTCCAAGGCTCTTGGAATTTTCATATTATTCTCTCATGGGagagaaaacaaaagagaaatgtAAGGGAACTCTGTATAGACTTTTGGATACTGTTAATATTGTAatcattaaattaaaaatttgaggtAATAAAGACTCGAGTTTCATTTTTAAAACAATCATCTCAACattctcaaaagaaaaaaaacattagaaATGGATGGGGTTGATTTGTCAGTGTGTAAACGTGGCTTGTTTTGCTGCATACAAAAGTTGGGAATAGAATCTtatttggattgtttttgtggGAATTCAGATGATCAATCATTTACGTATATTCATTATTTATTGTGcggtaaaataaattttttttaaattttttatttaaaattaaataaaaaaaattagtaataaAACTAATAGCATGATATATAATAACCATACATAATAAATTAATCTTTCAGATCCTCAAAGATAATTCAGATAGAATCCTCATCCCAAAAGTTGCAAATTTTCCACAGAGATCAAGACaagaaaacaaataataataataatggccAACTTTATGGATTTATTACCTTATTATTGTTTAgatagggttagggtttagggaggATGAGGTGAGTGCGTGGTGGGTCATTTGCATGGAACCCTGTGCATGCATGGAACTTCGAAGCAGACAAATGGGCCGGATAAATTTCAGCCGAATGGAAAAAAGGCTGGATGATTGAGagcaataaaataaaacacCGTTAGTTTAAAACATGTATTTAACGTTAATTATATAAGAAAACTAACGTaaaattcttcaaaattttagtttttaatcaaaatgataaaataaaagtGTAGATTAATAGTATCAGAAGTAACTTTTCAAGGTAAAAATATCCTTAGTGTTAAAAATGAACATTACTGAAAGTATTTCATTAAGATTTCCTAATTATATTCATCAAGATTAATGAAGCTAATTAagaatgaaataataataaacaggagggaaggaaaagaaagggtTCCCGACTTAAGCAACGTTAAGATGATCCTTTCTGTAGAGTTAGCATGCATATTCCTACCCCCATCATCAAACCGTATCACATGaagatatagatatatatatatatatatatatatatatatatatatatatatatatatgtagtgaTATATATATCGTTTTGCCCATGCACGTTTGATGCTTCAAACTTTATAGCTAAATCattatattttcaatttcagtgGGTTTAATAATATATACCTTTTCTAGTGAAATGTCCTAGGTTTTCCTCTTTTCACACTGTTTTAGCAAGGAAGGAGGTATAAATGTCTTTTCACACTATGCATTTttcacactcctcacaagtaaTGGTAATATTCATCATTCTACTTATTATTATTGgagagtttaaattttaagatttgtATTTATTCACTACACATATCTCACAAATCttgagactttggatgcggtccctagttatgaatagtctttgactgaaaccttgttggttttcaatttttgatccaagtccctgaaattaattgataatttatttctatgtacgttactatattttttaaattaaaatttatagttgtttatagtaatgagattttaaataaaaaaccataatttgtgggattaaaaatattaaaatataaatatactattgtgtgtgtgtgtaaacatgggtacattcataaaaaataaccaaaaaattattgtatcaaaacatggatacattcttcaaaatgggtacatttagcaaaaataaaaatgggtacaaataaataaaaaaatatgggtacaatacaaataaaactttaaaaaatatgggcacaaaaagaaattaatatatgggtacaaattaaaactgaaaggaaaattggtacaaattaaaaaagggttgcaaattaaaaatgggtacaaactaaaaataaaaatatatgataaaaaatttagccataaatataaatatactaattgtaatatttttaatattaaatgaatatatttagaaataaaaaatattttattattgaaataattaatgatattattaatacaaaggaccttgatcaaaaattgaaaagtaataaggttttaatcaatagagtagtaaaaataaggatgaaaacctaattactccaaaattaaaCTTGTCCAACGTTAATAAATACAGTGGTAAACTCAAGGGTGGTGAGCAAATAAATATCCATAAAAATATCAATGGTTTGTGGGGGTGCAACTTGGATTGGGTCAACTCGAATCCACCATGCCTAACTCGATTTCAAATTCGACTGG
Proteins encoded in this window:
- the LOC126596512 gene encoding uncharacterized protein LOC126596512, with amino-acid sequence MRTVQYTSSLFCSLLILLFFVQIQAQTNCWSSCGEIKNISYPFRLKGDPSGCGDSDYELSCVDNKPILEIFPGKYYVRNISYYDHTLRLVDVNFANGTCGLPSGPVETTNGFVRDARFMGYGWNPGSRFRFVKCSTNISNMPEAANHTVVPCLTSNGTYVYAVYDGDYSYYEPQKSCSVISLAPVDLRKDVTKFNSYEAVMELLKAGFEVEWSVTCRDCSLASKQCVVKSMDKPFTYICKKEYKELTRAEGNWIIAAIVVGGLIALGIFIGIIVFVIRRCRRRRNAADNTNKNPQNRISA